AATCGCCGTCGGGCTGGCTGGTCTGGCGCAGGGCGTTCAGATTCTGCGCGTGCATGACGTGGCAGAGACCGCGCAGGCCGTGCGCCTGTGGCAGGCTGTGCGCTGAAAACAGGCTTAGGCGCGTGAGAACAGGCGGCGCAGGGCGCCCCATTGGCTGATGCAGAGGCCGCTCAGGATCAGGGCCATCGCCAAAAGCATCGAGGCGGGCAGGGCTTCGCCCAGAAAGACCGCACCAATGACCACGGCCCAGACAGGCACCTGATAATTCGTCAGGGTCATGAAGGTGGGGCCGGCCTCGCGCACCACAATCACCCGCAGGAAATTGGCGGCAGCGGTTGGGATCAGCCCCAGGAAGGCGATAATCGCAAGAGTGTGCGTATCCGGCATGACCGGAGGGCCTTCGATGGCCCAGGCTGTGGGCAGGATGATGACGCTGCCGATGACCAGCAGGATCGCGGCAAGACCCACCGGATCGACGGGCGGCAGGCGGCGGGTCAGGATCGAGCTGACCGCATAGCATCCTGCGGCAGAGAGGCAGGCGATACGGCCCAGAAGTTCCAGCTCTGAATTGCTGCTTTCAAAGGCCTTGCCGCCGATCAGCAGGGTAACACCGACAAAACCGATCACAAAGCCGACGACGCGCCGCAGGATCATGCGCTCGCCGGGTACAAAGAAATGCGCCAAGGGGAGCACAAAGAGCGGGATTGCTGCCATGCTAAGCCCCGTGAAGCCGGCCGAGACATGCTGCTGTCCCCAATTGATCAGCATGAAGGGAAGGGCCGTGCTGGCAAAGCCGATAATCAGAAGAGGCGTCCAACTGGTCTGCGCCTTGAATAAACCACCGCCTCGCAAGCCCCAGATTGCACAGAGCAAAACGGCGGCAAAGCCAATGCGTCCGGCTGCCAGCCAGAAGGGCGTGATCCCTTCCAGAGCCACTTTGATCAGGGGAAAAGTACCGCCCCAGACCAGCCCGAGGGTGGCGATCATGGCCCAGTATTTTCCCATCCGCTCTGGCATCTTTTCGCTGTCCCTATTTCGCCTGCAAGTGATTGCCCTAAGGTGGGGCAGTCAACCTGACTGACACCCCTCTTGCGTCAGCCGCGCGACAAGACCCGAGCGCTGCGCCGAGGTCAACCAATTAGTCTTTGGTTCAGGAGGGCGTTCAGGATTGCGAAGGGCTTGTCGGTTGTCTCAGGAATGGGCCGGGGCGCGGCGGCGGGGCGTGCGGCTCAGCAGCAGCCCGCCAAGGATGAGCACCAAAGCTGCAAAGAGCTGTGGTGGCAGGGTCTCGTTCAGCAGGGTGGCGCCGAACAGCACC
This genomic stretch from Phaeobacter gallaeciensis harbors:
- a CDS encoding DMT family transporter translates to MPERMGKYWAMIATLGLVWGGTFPLIKVALEGITPFWLAAGRIGFAAVLLCAIWGLRGGGLFKAQTSWTPLLIIGFASTALPFMLINWGQQHVSAGFTGLSMAAIPLFVLPLAHFFVPGERMILRRVVGFVIGFVGVTLLIGGKAFESSNSELELLGRIACLSAAGCYAVSSILTRRLPPVDPVGLAAILLVIGSVIILPTAWAIEGPPVMPDTHTLAIIAFLGLIPTAAANFLRVIVVREAGPTFMTLTNYQVPVWAVVIGAVFLGEALPASMLLAMALILSGLCISQWGALRRLFSRA